Proteins from one Embleya scabrispora genomic window:
- the guaB gene encoding IMP dehydrogenase, with product MSLTADGVPEKFAMLGLTYDDVLLLPGASDVVPSEVDTSARVTRNIRVRIPLLSSAMDTVTEARMAIAMARQGGVGVLHRNLSVEDQAAQADTVKRSEAGMVLDPITIGADATLQEVDALCARFRISGVPVTDDKGRLLGIVTNRDLRFEVDHSRRVRDIMTPMPLVTGKVGTTGDQAMELLRRHKVEKLPLIDDAGKLHGLITVKDFVKSEQYPHATKDADGRLVVGAAIGTGDDSYRRAQALVEAGVDFIVVDSAHGHSRNVLEMIAKVKANTKVDVIGGNVATRDGAQALIDAGVDGVKVGVGPGSICTTRVIAGVGAPQVTAIYEAAQAARAAGVPVIGDGGLQYSGDIAKAIAAGADTVMLGSLLAGCEESPGDLIFINGKQFKSYRGMGSLGAMQSRGQAKSFSKDRYFQDDVLSEDKLVPEGIEGQVPYRGPLSAVAHQLIGGLRASMGYAGAATVAELQDKGRFVRITSAGLKESHPHDIHMTQEAPNYHSR from the coding sequence ATGAGTCTCACGGCCGACGGCGTACCCGAGAAGTTCGCGATGCTCGGGCTGACGTACGACGATGTCCTGCTGCTGCCGGGCGCGTCCGACGTCGTGCCGAGCGAGGTGGACACCTCCGCCCGGGTCACCCGCAACATCCGCGTCCGGATCCCGCTGCTGTCGTCGGCGATGGACACCGTCACCGAGGCGCGGATGGCGATCGCCATGGCCCGTCAGGGCGGCGTCGGGGTGCTGCACCGCAACCTGTCGGTGGAGGACCAGGCCGCGCAGGCGGACACGGTCAAGCGGTCCGAGGCCGGCATGGTGCTCGACCCGATCACCATCGGTGCCGACGCCACGCTGCAGGAAGTCGACGCGCTGTGCGCGCGGTTCCGGATCAGCGGCGTCCCGGTCACCGACGACAAGGGCCGACTGCTCGGCATCGTCACCAACCGCGACCTGCGCTTCGAGGTCGACCACTCGCGCCGCGTGCGCGACATCATGACCCCGATGCCGCTGGTCACCGGCAAGGTCGGCACCACCGGCGATCAGGCGATGGAGCTGCTGCGCCGGCACAAGGTGGAGAAGCTGCCGCTGATCGACGACGCCGGCAAGCTGCACGGCCTGATCACGGTCAAGGACTTCGTCAAGAGCGAGCAGTATCCGCACGCGACCAAGGACGCCGACGGCCGGCTCGTGGTCGGCGCCGCGATCGGCACCGGCGACGACAGCTACCGCCGCGCCCAGGCGCTGGTCGAGGCCGGCGTCGACTTCATCGTGGTGGACAGCGCGCACGGCCACTCGCGCAACGTCCTGGAGATGATCGCCAAGGTCAAGGCGAACACCAAGGTCGACGTGATCGGCGGCAACGTGGCCACCCGCGACGGCGCCCAGGCGCTGATCGACGCGGGCGTGGACGGCGTCAAGGTCGGCGTCGGTCCCGGCTCGATCTGTACCACCCGGGTGATCGCCGGCGTCGGCGCGCCCCAGGTCACCGCGATCTACGAGGCGGCGCAGGCGGCGCGGGCGGCGGGCGTGCCGGTGATCGGCGACGGCGGCCTGCAGTATTCCGGCGACATCGCCAAGGCGATCGCGGCAGGTGCCGACACGGTGATGCTGGGCAGCCTGCTCGCGGGTTGCGAGGAGAGCCCCGGTGACCTGATCTTCATCAACGGCAAGCAGTTCAAGTCCTACCGGGGCATGGGCTCGCTCGGCGCGATGCAGTCGCGCGGCCAGGCCAAGTCCTTCTCCAAGGACCGCTACTTCCAGGACGACGTGCTCTCCGAGGACAAGCTCGTCCCCGAGGGCATCGAGGGCCAGGTGCCCTACCGGGGCCCGCTGTCCGCCGTCGCGCACCAGCTGATCGGCGGCCTGCGCGCCTCGATGGGCTACGCCGGCGCCGCGACCGTGGCCGAGCTCCAGGACAAGGGCCGCTTCGTGCGGATCACCTCGGCCGGCCTCAAGGAGTCGCACCCGCACGACATCCACATGACGCAGGAAGCGCCGAACTACCACTCGCGCTAG
- the shbA gene encoding RNA polymerase sigma factor ShbA: MPDESYEAHAHADDGMRAVVVRAVQGDVQATDELLAYVRPLVLRYCRARLGRVSGAEHAADDAAQEVCLAVLSALPRYRDEGRPFEAFVFGIAAHKVVDVQRAAMRGAVPTCDLPEAVDDHPGPEDQVVRRSDAAHARALLGRLPDNLRELLVLRVAVGLSAEETGRAMGMSPGAVRVAQHRALTRLRALAGEEKTA, from the coding sequence ATGCCGGACGAGTCGTACGAAGCACACGCGCACGCCGACGACGGCATGCGTGCCGTCGTCGTCCGCGCGGTCCAGGGGGATGTGCAGGCGACCGACGAACTGCTCGCCTACGTCCGACCGCTGGTGTTGCGCTACTGCCGGGCCCGGCTCGGCCGGGTCTCCGGCGCCGAGCACGCGGCCGACGACGCCGCGCAGGAGGTGTGCCTGGCGGTGCTCTCCGCGCTGCCGCGATATCGCGACGAGGGGCGCCCGTTCGAGGCGTTCGTGTTCGGTATCGCGGCACACAAGGTGGTCGACGTGCAGCGCGCCGCGATGCGCGGCGCGGTGCCCACCTGCGATCTGCCCGAGGCGGTGGACGACCACCCCGGGCCCGAGGACCAGGTGGTGCGGCGCAGCGACGCCGCGCACGCGCGCGCCCTGCTCGGCAGACTGCCCGACAACCTGCGCGAACTGCTCGTGCTGCGGGTCGCGGTCGGGTTGTCCGCCGAGGAGACCGGGCGGGCGATGGGCATGTCGCCCGGTGCGGTGCGGGTCGCCCAGCATCGCGCGCTGACCCGCCTGCGGGCGTTGGCGGGCGAGGAGAAGACCGCGTGA
- a CDS encoding response regulator transcription factor → MTTVLVCDDSPLVRETLRRAVATVPGVERVTTATSGEEVLRRWGAERSDLVLMDVRMPGLGGVEAVRRLLAGDPGARVIMLTMAEDLDGVALAVAAGARGYLHKDASRAELRATVSQALADPTWRLAPRRLRSPDMGVAPTLTAREIQVLEGMSHGRSNAEIGRELFLSEDTVKTHARRLFKKLGASDRAHAVALGFRWGLVR, encoded by the coding sequence ATGACGACCGTCCTGGTCTGCGACGATTCCCCGCTGGTTCGGGAGACCCTGCGGCGGGCGGTGGCCACGGTCCCCGGCGTCGAGAGGGTGACGACGGCCACGAGTGGCGAGGAGGTACTGCGGCGCTGGGGCGCGGAGCGGTCCGACCTCGTCCTCATGGACGTGCGGATGCCCGGGCTCGGCGGCGTCGAGGCGGTGCGCCGCCTTTTGGCCGGCGACCCCGGCGCACGGGTGATCATGCTGACGATGGCCGAGGACCTGGACGGGGTGGCCCTCGCGGTCGCCGCCGGGGCTCGGGGATATCTGCACAAGGACGCGTCGCGCGCGGAACTGCGCGCGACCGTCTCCCAGGCGCTCGCCGACCCGACGTGGCGGCTGGCGCCCCGGCGGTTGCGCTCGCCCGACATGGGCGTGGCGCCGACCCTGACGGCACGGGAGATCCAGGTGCTCGAGGGCATGAGCCACGGGCGCAGCAACGCCGAGATCGGGCGCGAGTTGTTCCTGTCGGAGGACACGGTCAAGACCCACGCCCGACGCCTGTTCAAGAAGTTGGGCGCGTCCGACCGGGCACACGCGGTCGCGCTGGGATTCCGGTGGGGACTCGTGCGATGA
- a CDS encoding WhiB family transcriptional regulator, translated as MADFSRLPGPNADLWDWQLSAACRGVDSALFFHPEGERGAARVAREASAKEVCMRCPVRRQCATHALKVREPYGVWGGLTEDERVELDSDRRHGVAAERAAAASGASVTH; from the coding sequence ATGGCTGATTTCTCGCGACTCCCCGGCCCCAACGCCGACCTGTGGGACTGGCAGCTGTCGGCAGCCTGTCGCGGAGTCGACAGCGCACTGTTCTTCCATCCCGAAGGCGAGCGAGGCGCCGCCAGGGTCGCCCGGGAGGCTTCGGCCAAGGAAGTCTGCATGCGGTGCCCGGTCCGTCGCCAGTGCGCCACGCACGCGCTCAAGGTGCGCGAGCCGTATGGCGTATGGGGCGGGCTCACCGAGGACGAACGGGTGGAACTCGACAGCGACCGCCGGCACGGGGTCGCCGCGGAACGGGCGGCCGCGGCGAGCGGCGCGTCCGTGACGCACTGA
- a CDS encoding SDR family oxidoreductase — translation MGTYAITGAASGLGAATKARLEADGHRVIGVDLRDADVTVDLGTAEGRAEAITRVTELSGGVLDGFVPFAGLAAATGRSGALLVSVNYFGAIVLLEGLRPLLAAGDGASVVLISSNSTTAQPNWPVEVADACLAGDEAGASAAAEAFGEFAALQAYPATKAALAWYARTRCAEYIADGIRLNAIAPGLIETPMTAEGRTDPLTAEGMEMFLNTIPAGRGGRPEEIAALVAFLLGGESGFFVGSVVFCDGGTDASFRGKDWPKVWEMDMTASQ, via the coding sequence ATGGGTACCTACGCGATCACCGGCGCGGCCTCCGGCCTGGGCGCCGCGACCAAGGCCCGGCTCGAGGCGGACGGGCACCGGGTGATCGGCGTCGACCTGCGCGACGCCGACGTCACCGTGGACCTGGGCACGGCCGAGGGGCGGGCCGAGGCGATCACGCGGGTCACCGAGCTGTCCGGCGGCGTGCTCGACGGCTTCGTGCCGTTCGCGGGCCTGGCCGCGGCCACCGGTCGGTCGGGCGCCCTGCTGGTGTCGGTGAACTACTTCGGCGCGATCGTGCTCCTGGAGGGGCTGCGTCCGCTGCTCGCCGCGGGCGACGGTGCCTCGGTCGTGCTGATCAGCTCGAACTCCACGACGGCGCAGCCCAACTGGCCGGTCGAGGTGGCCGACGCGTGCCTGGCCGGGGACGAGGCGGGGGCGAGCGCGGCCGCCGAGGCGTTCGGCGAGTTCGCGGCGCTCCAGGCCTACCCCGCGACCAAGGCGGCGCTCGCCTGGTACGCCCGCACCCGGTGCGCCGAGTACATCGCCGACGGTATTCGGCTCAACGCGATCGCGCCGGGCCTGATCGAGACCCCGATGACGGCCGAGGGGCGCACCGACCCGCTGACCGCCGAGGGCATGGAGATGTTCCTGAACACCATCCCGGCCGGTCGCGGCGGCCGACCCGAGGAGATAGCCGCGCTGGTGGCGTTCCTGCTCGGCGGCGAGTCGGGCTTCTTCGTCGGCTCCGTGGTCTTCTGCGACGGCGGCACCGACGCCTCCTTCCGGGGCAAGGACTGGCCGAAGGTGTGGGAGATGGACATGACCGCCTCCCAATAA